One genomic window of Synergistetes bacterium HGW-Synergistetes-1 includes the following:
- a CDS encoding ATP-binding protein encodes MTEHENCTNECGSCGEECTSRTQPFDFKVKLNPLSSVRKVIGVVSGKGGVGKSLITSLLAVQMQKMGHQSAILDADITGPSIPKMFGLSGLAKANESGIIPVTTRTGIDIISINLLVEDQTTPVIWRGPAVADVVKQFWSDVIWSGVDYMFVDMPPGTGDVPLTVFQSLPVDGIVIVSSPQELVSMIVEKAVRMAEQMNVPILGIVENMSSVICPDCGKEIKIFGESRVRETAEKHGIEFLASIPVSSEIAALCDAGEIEDENSGWLKEAALKIEKL; translated from the coding sequence TGAGAATTGTACAAATGAATGTGGGAGCTGCGGAGAGGAATGCACTTCCAGAACACAGCCCTTCGATTTCAAAGTCAAGCTTAATCCCCTCAGCAGCGTAAGGAAGGTCATAGGAGTGGTAAGCGGAAAGGGAGGGGTCGGAAAATCTTTAATAACATCCCTTCTGGCTGTGCAGATGCAGAAAATGGGCCATCAGTCGGCCATTCTGGATGCTGACATAACAGGTCCCTCGATACCAAAGATGTTCGGGCTCTCAGGTCTGGCAAAGGCAAACGAATCAGGCATTATCCCGGTAACGACTAGAACAGGCATAGACATAATTTCGATAAATCTTCTAGTGGAGGATCAGACGACCCCTGTCATCTGGCGGGGTCCGGCTGTTGCAGACGTGGTAAAACAGTTCTGGAGCGATGTTATCTGGTCCGGTGTCGATTACATGTTTGTTGACATGCCTCCGGGAACTGGAGATGTTCCCCTTACGGTCTTCCAGTCGCTTCCCGTCGACGGGATAGTCATAGTATCTTCTCCGCAGGAACTTGTCTCAATGATAGTGGAGAAGGCCGTCCGTATGGCAGAACAGATGAATGTGCCTATACTTGGGATAGTAGAGAACATGAGTTCGGTCATCTGTCCCGACTGCGGGAAGGAGATCAAGATCTTTGGGGAAAGCCGGGTAAGGGAGACAGCTGAGAAGCACGGCATAGAGTTCCTTGCAAGCATACCTGTTAGTTCGGAGATCGCCGCCCTCTGCGATGCCGGAGAGATAGAAGATGAAAATTCAGGGTGGCTGAAAGAAGCCGCATTAAAAATAGAAAAGCTATAA